The following is a genomic window from Prunus persica cultivar Lovell chromosome G7, Prunus_persica_NCBIv2, whole genome shotgun sequence.
GATCATTGTTTTATGGAGTCTCTTGTTAGATGCATTCCTTGTAAAGTTGCTTCGGAAGAGTGTTGAGAAAGGTGAGGATCCGAGTGATGGGGCTTTTGGTCCTCTGATGGTActtcttttgtgtgtgtgtgtgtgtgtgttttttttttttttttttctccaattagAAGAAGGTTTGCTATAGAGCACTTCCTGTactattatttctttttaagaaCTATTCTTGTCATCTTTTTAACCCGTTTAATGTCTTAATGACAGAGTCCGTTGTGGTTATGCCAGCCTTTGGAGTTCAACTAGAAACTCACTATGTGAGGTAgcttctatttttgttttatggatattttctttgttgtttacATTATGTGTGAATTTTCAATTTCGTGGGACAACGTGTATAAATTATTTGTACTCGAGTGTTTACTTTAGAGATCTGTATAGTCACATGTTTCCTAATAGTCtctttttcctccttttttaTCCATGCAGTGGAAAGATTATTCGTCGGTTCGTTCCTATGGACAAGATTTTGAAACCTGTGCTACTAGAATGTGTGACTCCAGTTACTTGTTACTGGAGCCTGTCTTTCATTGTACACGGGGAAGCAGAATTGGTGTTAGTTTTCAAGGTACATAATTCATTTTATTAACTTAAGACTTGGAGAAGATATCTTATTGGAAAGCTGTTAGGAGGCATAAATGATAAATGTGATGAAAGTGCTGATCATATGTTCTAACGTAACTTCTTTAATAAGCTATAAAGGTGGTATATGGAAAGGGGTGATtgatttaaagaaattttccttttctcttgtTCTTGCATTTATTACTTGGCTTTTGAAAGTTGAATTCACTTTCTAGGAATTACGCCCCCCTATGAAAATGTTGGTCCCCATCTGGAAGGCCTTGTGTGCTGCCACTGGTATTAAAGGAAGCTCAAACACAACCATGGAAGATGGTTGATGGAAATGTTAATTATGATTTAGAAGCTCCATTTGCTGCTCAAGCAACATAGAATAATTTGCAGAGCTAATGCATCCTCTTCAAGATCGCATAGTTGTTTAGTATTCCAATTGATACGGCTTCTATTGCAAAAGGggcgaggaggaggaggatgaaaGTAGAAAGTTTTGATTTGTACAAGATTAAACGCGATTCCTATTTTGATCAGTTACACAAATCACACTGTACAATTTGCTCATTTAATTGTAGCCAAAATCAatgtaaattcaaattttgttctcATCTTTGTTTGTCTTTAACGTTGATTTGGAAAGGTAACATTTTGACATAGCAATCAAATTAGTGGTCGAGTTAATCTCATTTGTGTACTGATAGCTCTTTCCAcccctctcatcctctctttCTTCCCTTCGCTCTTGTTATAATTGGAGACGGATGGTACTGCATTAATGCATGATACAGTTGTTTTAGATACTAGAATTGGGCtctcttaaaataaaaaataaaaaactataaTTGGGTTGATCATGAGTCTTATTTCCTCAATAATTTAGGATATTAGGTAGTTCCAATGGTAGGTTGACATAACTTGAAATGGAAAATATCAACCCTACAATGAAAAGAGAAGCTAAAGTTAATCTATGTTGATTAGCAAGGACCCCTTTTTAACATTTGCACCTGTTTCAGCTGTCATTGGTAAAATCGCAAATGCCTGATTGTTTACTTTCTGAACATGAGATAATAACATTATGTTATGCATCGTCTTCACCCTTAATTTCACAATTGGTAGAGAACATTTAAATTTCTACGAGACAAATGATTGAAAACCATGGTTTACCAAATTCCTGTCTTGACaccaaagattaaaaaaataacaataaaataaataaataaaaacccgcGCACCCAACAACTATCATGATTGGGTTTTGCTGCAAAACCCTGCCATGACCATCTGTTataccatcactatagcaccCAGATATTGCTTAAAGGAAAGTTAAATAAAAATGGatttttgataatctttttgtgaaaaagaaagttgCATGATCGATCAATCAATCAAGAACTGACAcaattcatcattcttctAATGAAAATGCTCGTTCTTAAAAAGGGTGAGGGGTGTGGGTGGGTGGGTTTGGGATGGCATATTTATTTGATCAGTATGAAGAATGTTATACACTACGTACAAAGAATGAGAATGAATGTAAAGCTTAGCTTTTACTCAAGCTTAAACGTTTTTCAGCACGTTCGAGACTAAGTTCATGTCGACGTAACCCATGCCACAACTGATCTTCACCATCACTCAATGATGCCATTTTAGCTATGTGCTTACGCAACGCCT
Proteins encoded in this region:
- the LOC18770443 gene encoding uncharacterized protein LOC18770443, with protein sequence MVGSSTNSRYKYLHDCKWPREAVDVHHIIVRKSGAKGFFVYFFALIILATAFYLFLVKEKSVIIVLWSLLLDAFLVKLLRKSVEKESVVVMPAFGVQLETHYVSGKIIRRFVPMDKILKPVLLECVTPVTCYWSLSFIVHGEAELVLVFKELRPPMKMLVPIWKALCAATGIKGSSNTTMEDG